A stretch of the Vitis vinifera cultivar Pinot Noir 40024 chromosome 16, ASM3070453v1 genome encodes the following:
- the LOC104878037 gene encoding receptor-like protein EIX1: MERKSIGDVVVLWLWFLSLATINIEFSLSDGTSDVICSARERRALQRIKQGLVDQGNYLSSWTHEACCSWKGIGCDNITRHVVKINLSCEPMEGASLGGDISTSLLDLNHLQYLDLSWNSFEGLQIPEFLGSLTGLRYLNLSNAGLTGDVPRQLGKQSSLQYLDIGGISLDTENLDWISSLSVLEVLDMSWVDLNKASNWPQAMNTLHSLSVLILSDCGLDSINPLPVVNFSSLTVLDLSENQFVSPTFDWFSSLGSLASLDLSSNNFHGPIPTTLCNLTALRSLHLFNNSFTSTIPDCLSHLTSLESIDFLSNNFNGILPVSIRNLTSLVAVDLSNNALEGEIPRSLGEHCNLQRLDLSSNKLVKGLEFLDLGADEVSGHFSKCLSVLSDGNSSSSGPTSVSVRGSSSLSYLDMSGNSLKGIVSGKHFANLTRLKYLHASSNSFTLQVGSDWNPPFQLEILKMGYWQLGPLFPAWLQTQKDQMDLDISRVSIKDDILSWFWSLNLDYINLADNRIYGTVPSLPTAYQIYLCSNKFTGPLPRISSKTFSLDLSHNSFNGSLSPILCQQNNEENILWSLDLSGNILSGELPDCWASWTLLMVLRSQNNILTGHLPSSMGSLLQLRSLHLHNNSLSGTLPPSMKGCKSLSFVDLSENEFSGSIPMWVGKNLSYGSCPTIKLIYWEYSYGILSR, translated from the coding sequence ATGGAGAGGAAAAGTATTGGAGATGTGGTGGTTCTGTGGCTTTGGTTTCTGTCCTTAGCAACTATAAACATCGAGTTTAGTTTGAGTGATGGAACTTCAGATGTCATCtgcagtgcaagagaaagaagagCACTCCAGAGAATCAAACAAGGCCTTGTGGATCAGGGAAACTACCTCTCTTCATGGACCCATGAAGCCTGCTGTTCATGGAAAGGCATTGGCTGTGACAACATAACTAGGCATGTTGTCAAGATCAACCTCAGTTGTGAGCCCATGGAAGGAGCTTCCTTGGGTGGGGATATAAGTACTTCTTTGTTGGACCTGAACCATCTTCAGTACCTCGACCTCAGTTGGAACAGCTTTGAAGGACTCCAGATTCCAGAATTCCTTGGTTCCCTGACAGGTTTAAGGTATCTTAATCTCTCCAATGCAGGTTTGACTGGTGATGTTCCTCGTCAACTTGGAAAACAGTCGAGCTTACAGTATCTTGATATTGGAGGCATTTCTCTAGATACCGAGAACCTTGACTGGATCTCTTCTCTTTCCGTCCTTGAAGTTCTTGACATGAGCTGGGTGGACCTAAACAAAGCGTCTAATTGGCCACAAGCAATGAATACGCTCCATTCTTTGTCAGTTCTAATCTTGTCTGACTGTGGGCTCGATAGCATCAATCCTCTTCCAGTTGTGAATTTTTCGTCTCTCACTGTCCTTGACCTCTCAGAGAATCAATTTGTTTCTCCAACATTTGACTGGTTTTCTAGCCTTGGATCACTTGCTTCACTTGATCTAAGTTCCAATAACTTCCATGGACCAATTCCTACCACTCTTTGCAACTTAACTGCTCTAAGATCCCTTCATCTTTTCAATAACAGCTTCACTTCTACTATACCTGATTGCTTGAGTCACCTAACTAGCCTTGAAAGTATCGActttttatcaaacaattttaatggAATCCTTCCTGTTTCCATCAGAAACCTTACTTCACTTGTAGCTGTAGACCTGTCAAACAATGCCCTTGAAGGGGAAATCCCAAGATCATTGGGAGAACATTGCAATCTACAAAGGCTAGATTTGTCATCTAATAAACTTGTCAAAGGTTTAGAGTTTCTAGACCTTGGAGCAGATGAAGTTTCAGGTCATTTTTCGAAATGCTTATCGGTTCTTTCTGATGGGAATAGTTCATCTTCTGGACCAACATCTGTATCTGTAAGAGGCTCGTCATCCTTGAGTTACTTAGATATGTCCGGGAATTCTCTGAAGGGTATAGTGTCTGGAAAGCACTTCGCTAATTTGACAAGGTTGAAATATTTACATGCTTCTTCAAACTCGTTTACATTGCAAGTAGGTTCTGACTGGAATCCTCCATTCCaactagaaattttgaaaatgggatATTGGCAGTTGGGGCCTTTATTTCCTGCATGGCTGCAAACGCAAAAGGATCAGATGGATCTAGACATATCCAGAGTGTCAATCAAAGATGACATCCTATCTTGGTTCTGGAGTCTCAATCTTGACTACATAAACCTAGCGGACAATCGGATCTATGGCACTGTTCCAAGCTTACCAACTGCATATCAGATCTATCTTTGTTCAAACAAATTCACTGGCCCACTGCCCCGTATCTCTTCCAAGACATTTTCATTAGATCTTTCCCATAACTCCTTTAATGGATCCCTTTCACCCATCTTGTGTCAACAGAACAATGAAGAGAACATTTTGTGGTCTTTAGACCTCTCCGGAAACATTCTATCTGGAGAACTTCCTGACTGTTGGGCGTCCTGGACACTACTTATGGTGTTGAGATCACAGAATAATATTCTGACTGGACATCTACCGAGCTCGATGGGTTCCCTACTTCAGCTAAGATCATTGCACTTGCACAACAACAGTCTCTCTGGTACTCTACCGCCTTCCATGAAAGGTTGCAAAAGTTTATCATTTGTAGACCTCAGTGAGAATGAATTCTCTGGAAGCATACCGATGTGGGTGGGGAAGAATCTGTCTTATGGTTCTTGCCCTACGATCAAATTAATTTACTGGGAGTATTCCTATGGAATCCTGTCACGTTGA